Part of the Anaerolineae bacterium genome is shown below.
CCAAATAGCCCCTATAATAATTATAGGTCTGGTATCTGCAATGATAATGGGTGTTAATGTATGGCAATTACAAAAGGTCTCAAGCTGTCACGATGACGATACTTAACATATTAACATATCCGGATAAATTTCTCAGTCAGCCTGCAAAACCCGTAGAAAATATCGACGGCAAAATTCAGGATATGATTGAAGACATGTCTTCCACCATGTATGAAGCTCCAGGCGTGGGACTGGCCGCCATACAGGTGGGGTTTGACCAAAGCATTATTGTTTACGACATTTCGCCAAGGGATGAAAAGCGATCCTTGCATGTTCTTATAAATCCAAAAATTATTTCCAGTGAAGGAACCACTATTTCCGAAAACGAAGGATGCCTGAGCGTTCCTGATTACAGGACCGATGTAAAACGTTCAGTCTCTGTTCTGGTTGAAGGGTTTGACAGGAAAGAGAAGCCATTGAGGATAGAGGCCCATGGGCACCTTGCCGTTGTCTTGCAGCATGAAATTGACCATTTAGACGGCATCTTATTTATAGACCGGATAAGCACTTTAAAAAGAGGTCTTTATAAAAACCGTATCAAGAAGATATTAAGGCAAAAGTAACGGCGTTGTAAAAAATGACAAATTCAAAGACAGAGAAAAAAATTAAAATCATATTTATGGGTACTCCGGATTTTGCCGTACCCGCATTAACCGCCCTTCACAAGAATAAATATGACGTGGTTTTAGTGGTAACCCAGCCTGATCGGCCAAAGGGAAGGGGCCGCAAGCCTGTTTCTCCTCCTGTCAAAGAGGCGGCCGTGCGTCTGGGATATGATGTAATTCAGCCCATGTCGATTAAAACAGACGAGTTCGCAAATAATGTGTTAAGATTAAAACCAGACATGTTTGTTGTGTCGGCTTTTGGGCATATTCTTCCAAAAAGTATTTTAGAAATACCTAAAATCGGCGCATTAAATATACATGCTTCACTTCTTCCAAAATATCGTGGGGCAGCACCGATCCAGTGGGCCGTCATAAACGGCGAAAAGGAGACCGGAGTTACCACCATGCTTATGGATGAAGGTCTGGATACAGGAGACATCCTCTTTACATCAAAAATTCAAATCTCTCCTGATGACACATCAGCCACCCTTCACAAACGTCTGGCCGATCTTGGCGCTGATCTTCTTATAAAAACCCTGAAAGCCATAGAGGCTGATAACATAAATCCCACTCCTCAAGACCACACAACAGCCACATATGCGCCCATACTTAAAAAAAATGACGGCCATATAAACTGGGAAATGGCGGCAGATAAACTTGAGGCTTTTATACGCGGAATGACACCATGGCCCGGAGCATTTACTTTTTGCAGGGACATACGTCTCAAGATATTCGGTTCAAAGCCCATTATTATGCCTGTTGATACCCCCCCCGGTACTGTATTAAAAGGGTTTCCTGATGAACTGCGCGTTGCCACCGGAAAAGGGGTGCTGTCCATCCTGGAGATACAGGGGGAATCCGGAAAGCACCTTTTGATTAAAGATTTTCTACGCGGATTTAAACTGCCTGTCGGCACTGTCCTGAATTAATATGAAACGAGACTTTTGAAAAATGCTCAATTTTGTTCAAGTTCAAGGAAGGCGAAACTTTTAACCGGAGGAATATGTTGAATATTTCGAGGATTAAAATTTGAGTCTGACGCAGAAATTGGGCAAAA
Proteins encoded:
- the fmt gene encoding methionyl-tRNA formyltransferase encodes the protein MTNSKTEKKIKIIFMGTPDFAVPALTALHKNKYDVVLVVTQPDRPKGRGRKPVSPPVKEAAVRLGYDVIQPMSIKTDEFANNVLRLKPDMFVVSAFGHILPKSILEIPKIGALNIHASLLPKYRGAAPIQWAVINGEKETGVTTMLMDEGLDTGDILFTSKIQISPDDTSATLHKRLADLGADLLIKTLKAIEADNINPTPQDHTTATYAPILKKNDGHINWEMAADKLEAFIRGMTPWPGAFTFCRDIRLKIFGSKPIIMPVDTPPGTVLKGFPDELRVATGKGVLSILEIQGESGKHLLIKDFLRGFKLPVGTVLN
- the def gene encoding peptide deformylase — encoded protein: MTILNILTYPDKFLSQPAKPVENIDGKIQDMIEDMSSTMYEAPGVGLAAIQVGFDQSIIVYDISPRDEKRSLHVLINPKIISSEGTTISENEGCLSVPDYRTDVKRSVSVLVEGFDRKEKPLRIEAHGHLAVVLQHEIDHLDGILFIDRISTLKRGLYKNRIKKILRQK